The Novipirellula aureliae DNA window CCCCGGTCCGCAAGGGCCTTACTATTGCAGCGTCGGCCACGGCAAAGCGGTTGGGCGTGAAATCGTCGAAAAGCACTTGCAGATGTGCCTCGATGCCGGTTTGAACGTGGAAGGCATCAACGCCGAAGTCATGATGGGGCAGTGGGAATTTCAAATCTTCGCCAAGGGTGCCCAGCGTGCAGGCGATGAAATTTGGATTGCTCGCTATTTGCTAGAACGAGTCGCCGAAGAGTACGAAATGAGTATCAATTGGCACTGCAAACCGGTCCAAGGTGACTGGAACGGTAGCGGCATGCACGCCAACTTTAGCAACACCACGCTGCGGACTTGCGGCAGCCAAGAGGTCTACGAAACGATTTGCAAGGCGTTTGAACCTCGTATCAAGCACCATATCGACGTCTACGGTGCGGACAACGATCAACGATTGACGGGTCTTCACGAAACGCAATCGATCGACAAGTTCAGCTACGGCGTTTCTGACCGCGGTGCATCGATCCGTATCCCCATCACCACCGTTAAGAACGGATGGAAGGGCTGGTTGGAAGATCGTCGTCCTGCGTCGAACGCAG harbors:
- a CDS encoding glutamine synthetase beta-grasp domain-containing protein, whose product is MTKCKLEYIWLDGYQPTQSLRSKTMVVEDFSGKVEDAKMWAFDGSSTEQAPGGSSDCLLQPVFACPDPGRIGGNSYLIMCEVLDSEGNPHRTNGRATIKDKDDDFWFGFEQEYTIWNPDLNKPIGFPVEGFPGPQGPYYCSVGHGKAVGREIVEKHLQMCLDAGLNVEGINAEVMMGQWEFQIFAKGAQRAGDEIWIARYLLERVAEEYEMSINWHCKPVQGDWNGSGMHANFSNTTLRTCGSQEVYETICKAFEPRIKHHIDVYGADNDQRLTGLHETQSIDKFSYGVSDRGASIRIPITTVKNGWKGWLEDRRPASNADPYMVASAIITTVKSATVPASA